The following are encoded in a window of Methylocystis rosea genomic DNA:
- a CDS encoding ATP-dependent nuclease, translating into MRVRKITIENFRGVAHGTVDFPGHTLLVGTNNVGKSTVCEALDLVLGAERLFRRPIVDEHDFHNGRYLDDAGNLVVIKIEVVLIDLPEDMRRKLFHKTRPWSEEKKGFVDVDGSTPSDTDIPGVVRALPITFLGWYDRKTDDFEGKTFFSHPTKESPDEPDDPTPGIGLESFGRDWKQACGFIYLRTLRTGRRALSLERGSLLDTILRLGDKGRESMWEDTVKRLKSFEPPVGSIPQLKAIREQVRKRMQRFIGIADEDDATAFFASDLTRENLREVIQFFVRSKGSEYAVPFHRLGTGSINTLVFSLLTHIADLRGNDSVIFSMEEPEIALPPHSQRRLTRYLLKKMGQAIVTSHSSHVIDEFEVTQILAIDRDTNHRLSSTAIPTEGIKFKAVRQRKLQLAEAILARGVIVAEGATEVATLIATSRALEAHSPENAYDPFDLTGISVFEAGAHGEIPKWGPALGSLRKAFFAFHDLPKKEWTAEQTANLALYSENCQTTYKGIEALLVAEVAVDAQRRFLSAVAEWPDYPQHRGKLMAGADDDAVRKLTYVVLADRKGDGYAAHLIECCQSLAELPKTITEFLQRVNALLRLPPLDGDDDADDEGKPG; encoded by the coding sequence ATGCGCGTCAGAAAAATCACCATCGAAAATTTTCGTGGTGTCGCCCACGGCACAGTCGACTTTCCGGGGCATACGTTGCTCGTCGGAACGAACAACGTCGGCAAATCGACGGTCTGCGAGGCGCTCGACCTAGTTCTAGGCGCGGAACGACTATTCCGTCGACCAATCGTCGACGAACACGACTTTCACAATGGTCGGTATTTAGACGATGCCGGCAATCTCGTCGTCATCAAGATTGAAGTCGTGTTGATCGATCTGCCAGAGGATATGCGTCGGAAACTCTTTCACAAGACCAGACCCTGGAGCGAAGAGAAAAAGGGTTTCGTCGATGTCGACGGTTCGACACCATCCGACACTGACATCCCCGGCGTCGTTCGCGCACTCCCGATCACCTTTCTCGGCTGGTACGATCGAAAGACCGACGATTTTGAGGGGAAGACGTTCTTCTCCCATCCCACCAAGGAGAGCCCGGACGAACCGGATGATCCCACACCGGGCATCGGGCTAGAATCGTTCGGTCGCGATTGGAAGCAGGCATGCGGCTTCATCTATCTGCGAACGCTCCGCACCGGCCGTAGAGCGTTAAGTCTTGAACGAGGCTCCCTGCTGGATACGATTCTTCGGCTCGGCGACAAGGGCCGCGAGTCGATGTGGGAGGATACCGTCAAACGTCTGAAGTCGTTTGAACCGCCCGTCGGCTCCATCCCGCAACTCAAGGCGATCCGCGAGCAAGTCCGAAAACGGATGCAGCGCTTCATTGGGATAGCAGACGAGGATGATGCGACAGCGTTCTTCGCATCGGATCTCACGCGCGAGAATCTGAGGGAGGTTATTCAGTTCTTTGTGCGGTCCAAGGGGAGTGAATACGCCGTCCCGTTCCACAGATTGGGCACGGGGTCGATCAACACGCTTGTTTTCTCGCTTCTGACCCACATTGCCGATCTTCGCGGAAACGACTCCGTCATCTTCTCGATGGAGGAACCGGAGATCGCGTTGCCCCCGCACTCGCAGCGTCGGCTCACCCGTTACCTTCTCAAGAAGATGGGCCAGGCGATCGTCACCTCGCACTCGTCGCACGTCATCGACGAATTCGAGGTCACGCAGATCCTCGCAATCGACCGCGATACGAACCATCGTCTCTCGAGCACCGCGATTCCGACGGAGGGGATCAAGTTCAAGGCGGTGCGCCAGCGAAAGCTTCAGCTTGCAGAAGCAATCCTCGCGCGCGGTGTCATTGTCGCGGAAGGCGCGACCGAGGTTGCGACTCTGATCGCGACATCGCGCGCGCTGGAAGCTCATAGCCCGGAAAACGCGTATGACCCCTTCGACCTGACCGGCATCTCCGTCTTCGAGGCAGGAGCCCACGGTGAAATCCCCAAATGGGGACCCGCTTTAGGGAGCCTGCGAAAGGCGTTCTTCGCGTTCCATGATCTGCCGAAAAAAGAATGGACCGCGGAGCAAACGGCAAATCTCGCCCTGTATTCGGAGAACTGCCAGACGACCTACAAGGGGATTGAGGCGCTGCTGGTCGCCGAGGTCGCGGTCGACGCGCAAAGACGGTTTCTATCGGCGGTCGCGGAGTGGCCCGACTATCCGCAACACCGTGGCAAGCTGATGGCCGGCGCCGACGACGATGCGGTCAGAAAGCTTACCTACGTCGTGCTCGCAGACCGCAAAGGGGATGGTTACGCGGCCCACCTGATCGAGTGCTGCCAATCGTTGGCCGAGCTCCCCAAGACGATTACCGAGTTTCTGCAGCGCGTGAACGCGCTCTTGAGACTTCCGCCACTGGATGGCGACGACGACGCAGACGACGAGGGCAAGCCCGGATGA
- a CDS encoding regulatory protein GemA — translation MLNAKQLRLVQIVKRQLALDEETYRHLLREAAGVESAKDLDNVGLNAFVREAKRLGFRHTSATSFGARRGMATPKQVAVIRKLWEEWSTIDGSEKALNAWIERSYGVSALRFLSLDAAGKAINGLRAMIRRMAETADQSSDRSA, via the coding sequence ATGTTGAACGCAAAGCAGCTAAGGCTCGTTCAGATCGTCAAGCGACAACTCGCCCTCGATGAGGAAACCTATCGACATCTCTTGCGTGAGGCGGCCGGCGTCGAGAGCGCGAAAGACCTCGACAATGTGGGATTGAACGCGTTTGTCAGGGAGGCGAAGCGGCTTGGGTTCAGGCACACGTCCGCGACCAGCTTCGGCGCGCGGCGAGGGATGGCGACACCAAAACAGGTCGCGGTGATCCGCAAGCTTTGGGAGGAATGGTCGACGATCGACGGTTCCGAAAAAGCGCTCAACGCCTGGATCGAACGTTCCTACGGTGTTTCGGCGCTCCGCTTTCTTTCGTTGGATGCGGCCGGAAAGGCGATCAACGGTCTTCGCGCCATGATCCGGCGCATGGCTGAAACAGCTGACCAGTCCTCAGATCGGAGTGCTTGA
- a CDS encoding ATP-binding protein: MREDFFVETTITRGVRASVEYALQSKTAVVIKGKAGQGKTVTLLREIDGRRPFARGIYWRANVSDATPRAALCSLADILGDHYGSHFSNASSCKAAFEAIEEFLTAWQAMGDFLVVDEAHKIDLSVLQEVSDFPYRHGLPVVFCGNDKLLKRSRAKAGNLDQIESRCGRQFIVGEASEEDHKAIAVAYGVVGQEALQACIQFAAKQSIRELVEMLSAARAGSAGSDIGSNEIREAAAFLKKKRGLRMLARDDDDL, from the coding sequence GTGAGGGAGGATTTCTTCGTCGAGACGACAATCACGCGCGGCGTGCGCGCGAGTGTCGAATACGCCCTACAGAGCAAGACCGCCGTCGTTATCAAAGGCAAGGCGGGCCAGGGCAAGACGGTCACCTTGTTGCGCGAAATCGACGGGCGCCGCCCGTTTGCTCGAGGAATATATTGGCGCGCCAATGTCAGCGACGCGACGCCACGCGCGGCGCTTTGTTCGCTCGCTGACATTCTCGGTGACCACTATGGCTCGCATTTCAGCAATGCGAGTTCCTGCAAGGCGGCTTTCGAAGCGATCGAAGAATTTCTCACCGCGTGGCAAGCCATGGGCGATTTCCTGGTCGTCGACGAGGCGCACAAGATCGACCTTTCTGTTTTGCAGGAAGTCTCAGATTTTCCCTACCGGCACGGTCTGCCCGTCGTCTTCTGCGGCAATGACAAGCTCTTGAAGCGATCGCGCGCCAAAGCCGGCAATCTTGATCAAATTGAGAGCCGTTGTGGGCGGCAATTTATCGTCGGCGAAGCCTCTGAAGAAGATCATAAGGCCATTGCGGTCGCCTACGGGGTCGTCGGACAAGAAGCTTTGCAAGCCTGCATCCAGTTCGCCGCCAAGCAGTCGATTCGCGAGCTTGTCGAAATGCTGTCCGCTGCGCGCGCCGGGTCAGCCGGAAGCGATATCGGTTCAAATGAAATCCGCGAAGCCGCCGCCTTTCTCAAAAAGAAGCGTGGCCTGCGAATGCTCGCGCGGGATGACGATGATTTGTAA
- the recA gene encoding recombinase RecA — protein sequence MSQANLRLVEGTSVDKTKALDAALSQIERAFGKGSIMRLGKNQKAVEIETISTGSLGLDIALGVGGLPRGRVVEIYGPESSGKTTLTLHVIAEAQKLGGVCAFVDAEHALDPIYARKLGVNLEDLLISQPDTGEQALEITDTLVRSGAVDVLVVDSVAALTPRAEIEGEMGDVQPGLQARLMSQALRKLTASIARSNTLVIFINQIRMKIGVMYGSPETTTGGNALKFYASVRLDIRRIGAIKDRDETTGNQTRVKVVKNKVAPPFKQVEFDIMYGEGVSKFGELIDLGVKAGVVEKSGAWFSYDSQRLGQGRENAKSFLKQNPEAAQRIEQAIRENAGLIAERILDAPDDNEAGEA from the coding sequence GTGAGCCAAGCCAATCTCCGCCTCGTGGAAGGGACGTCCGTGGACAAGACCAAGGCGCTCGACGCCGCGCTGTCGCAGATCGAGCGCGCCTTCGGCAAAGGCTCGATCATGCGGCTCGGCAAGAACCAGAAGGCCGTCGAGATCGAGACGATTTCGACCGGCTCGCTGGGGCTCGACATCGCGCTGGGCGTCGGCGGCCTGCCCCGCGGCCGCGTCGTTGAGATTTACGGGCCGGAATCCTCGGGCAAGACCACCCTCACCCTGCATGTCATCGCCGAGGCGCAGAAATTGGGCGGCGTCTGCGCCTTTGTCGACGCGGAACATGCCCTCGACCCGATCTACGCCCGCAAGCTCGGCGTCAATCTCGAAGATCTCCTGATTTCGCAGCCCGACACCGGCGAGCAGGCGCTTGAGATCACCGACACGCTGGTGCGCTCGGGCGCCGTCGACGTGCTCGTCGTCGATTCGGTCGCGGCGCTGACGCCCCGCGCCGAAATCGAAGGCGAGATGGGCGACGTGCAGCCCGGCCTGCAGGCGCGGCTGATGAGCCAGGCGCTGCGCAAGCTCACCGCCTCGATCGCCCGCTCCAACACGCTCGTCATCTTCATCAATCAGATCCGCATGAAGATCGGCGTAATGTACGGTTCGCCCGAGACGACGACCGGCGGCAATGCGCTGAAATTCTACGCCTCGGTGCGGCTCGACATCCGCCGCATCGGCGCGATCAAGGACCGCGACGAGACGACCGGCAACCAGACCCGCGTCAAAGTGGTCAAGAACAAGGTGGCGCCGCCGTTCAAACAGGTCGAATTCGACATCATGTATGGCGAAGGCGTCTCCAAATTCGGCGAATTGATCGATCTTGGCGTCAAGGCCGGCGTCGTCGAGAAATCGGGCGCCTGGTTCTCCTACGACAGCCAGAGGCTCGGCCAGGGCCGCGAGAACGCCAAGAGCTTTTTGAAGCAAAATCCCGAGGCCGCGCAGCGCATCGAACAGGCGATCCGCGAGAACGCCGGGCTGATCGCCGAGCGTATTCTCGACGCGCCCGATGACAACGAGGCCGGAGAGGCCTAA
- the alaS gene encoding alanine--tRNA ligase, which yields MSGVNQIRTAFLDYFAHKGHEKVASSSLVPHNDPTLMFTNAGMVQFKNVFTGVEKRAYARAASAQKCVRAGGKHNDLDNVGYTARHHTFFEMLGNFSFGDYFKEGAIELAWNLITREFGLNVDRLLVTVYHDDDEAYDLWKKIAGFNDSRIIRIASSDNFWSMGDAGPCGPCSEIFYDQGEALKGGPPGSPDEDGDRFLEFWNLVFMQYEQVAPGQRAPLPRPSIDTGMGLERIAALMQGVTSNYDIDLFRALTGAVADFTGAAVDGPQGASHRVIADHLRASSFLVADGVTPSNEGRGYVLRRIMRRAMRHAQLLGAKEPLMWKLAPTLVAEMGQAYPELVRAQSLIADTLLSEETRFRATLARGLAILDEETAALGQGDKLSGETAFKLYDTYGFPLDLTEDALRPRGIGVDKEIFNAAMERQRADARKAWSGSGETATEALWFALKERLGATEFLGYETERSEGVVTAIIHDGGEAFSLKEGGRGALILNQTPFYGESGGQVGDVGVMRARGLRFRVENTVKKLGDLIVHEGVVEEGEITPGLALELDVDHERRTQSRANHSATHILHEALRQVLGEHVAQRGSLVAPDRLRFDFTHPKPLTDEELARVETLANEIVQDNAPVETRVMAQDDAIRSGARALFGEKYGDEVRVVSMGPVSPGAAHPFSVELCGGTHVARTGDIGLVAIVGEGAVASGVRRIEARTAEGARSQLVAQSRALRDMAALMRAPVEDAPARLAALLDERKRLERELADAKRKLAMGGGAVDGAAEKPRDIGGVKLLARAVEGIEAKDLKSMVDDAKKAIGSGVVAIASASPDGKAGIVVGVTDDLTEKYSAVDFVRVASVMLGGKGGGGRPDLAQAGGPNAAAIDQALASVEDALRGKAATP from the coding sequence ATGAGTGGCGTCAACCAGATCCGCACCGCCTTCCTCGACTATTTCGCGCACAAGGGGCACGAGAAAGTCGCCTCATCGTCGCTCGTGCCGCACAATGATCCGACGTTGATGTTCACCAACGCCGGCATGGTGCAATTCAAGAACGTCTTCACCGGCGTCGAAAAGCGCGCCTATGCGCGCGCCGCCTCGGCGCAAAAATGCGTGCGCGCCGGCGGCAAGCATAACGACCTCGACAATGTCGGCTACACCGCGCGCCATCACACCTTCTTTGAGATGCTCGGCAATTTCTCCTTCGGCGACTATTTCAAGGAAGGCGCGATCGAGCTTGCCTGGAACCTCATCACGCGCGAATTCGGGCTCAACGTCGATCGGCTGCTCGTCACCGTCTATCACGACGACGACGAGGCCTATGATCTGTGGAAAAAGATCGCCGGCTTCAACGACAGCCGCATCATCCGCATCGCCAGTTCCGACAATTTCTGGAGCATGGGCGATGCCGGCCCCTGCGGCCCCTGCTCGGAGATCTTCTACGACCAGGGCGAGGCGCTCAAAGGCGGTCCGCCCGGCAGTCCGGACGAGGACGGCGACAGATTCCTGGAGTTCTGGAACCTCGTCTTCATGCAATATGAGCAGGTGGCGCCGGGACAACGCGCGCCGCTGCCGCGCCCCTCGATCGACACCGGCATGGGATTGGAGCGCATCGCCGCGCTGATGCAGGGCGTGACCTCCAACTACGACATTGATCTCTTCCGCGCGCTGACCGGCGCGGTCGCCGATTTCACCGGCGCGGCGGTCGACGGCCCGCAGGGCGCGAGCCATCGCGTCATCGCCGACCATCTACGCGCCTCCTCCTTCCTCGTCGCCGACGGCGTCACGCCGTCGAACGAAGGCCGCGGCTATGTGCTGCGCCGAATCATGCGCCGCGCCATGCGGCACGCCCAGCTTCTCGGCGCGAAAGAACCGCTGATGTGGAAGCTGGCGCCGACGCTCGTCGCCGAGATGGGCCAGGCCTATCCGGAGCTCGTGCGCGCGCAGTCGCTCATCGCCGACACGCTGCTTTCCGAAGAGACGCGCTTTCGCGCCACGCTCGCGCGCGGTCTCGCGATCCTCGACGAGGAGACGGCGGCGCTCGGCCAGGGCGACAAGCTCTCCGGCGAAACGGCGTTCAAACTCTATGACACCTACGGCTTCCCGCTCGATCTCACCGAGGACGCCTTGCGTCCGCGCGGCATCGGCGTCGACAAGGAAATCTTCAACGCCGCGATGGAGCGCCAGCGGGCGGACGCGCGCAAGGCCTGGTCCGGCTCCGGCGAAACCGCGACCGAAGCGCTCTGGTTCGCGCTGAAGGAACGTCTCGGCGCGACCGAATTCCTCGGCTATGAAACCGAAAGAAGCGAGGGCGTCGTCACCGCCATCATTCATGACGGCGGCGAGGCCTTTTCGCTGAAGGAAGGCGGGCGCGGCGCGCTGATCCTCAATCAGACGCCCTTCTACGGCGAATCGGGCGGACAGGTCGGCGACGTCGGCGTGATGCGCGCCCGCGGCCTGCGCTTTCGCGTGGAAAACACCGTCAAGAAGCTCGGCGACCTCATCGTTCACGAGGGCGTCGTCGAAGAGGGCGAGATCACGCCCGGCCTCGCGCTCGAGCTCGACGTCGACCACGAGCGCCGCACTCAGTCGCGCGCCAACCATTCGGCCACCCATATTCTGCATGAGGCGCTGCGGCAGGTGCTCGGCGAGCATGTGGCGCAAAGGGGGTCGCTCGTCGCGCCGGATCGGCTGCGCTTCGACTTCACCCATCCCAAGCCGCTCACCGATGAGGAGCTGGCGCGCGTCGAGACGCTCGCCAATGAGATTGTTCAGGACAATGCGCCCGTCGAGACGCGGGTGATGGCCCAGGACGACGCCATCCGCTCCGGCGCGCGCGCGCTCTTTGGCGAAAAATACGGCGACGAAGTGCGCGTCGTCTCGATGGGCCCGGTGAGTCCCGGCGCCGCGCATCCCTTCTCCGTCGAGCTGTGCGGCGGCACGCATGTCGCGCGCACCGGCGACATCGGCCTCGTCGCCATCGTCGGCGAGGGCGCGGTCGCGTCCGGCGTGCGCCGCATCGAGGCGCGCACCGCCGAGGGCGCGCGCAGCCAGCTTGTCGCGCAATCGCGCGCGCTGCGCGACATGGCGGCGCTGATGCGCGCCCCTGTCGAAGACGCGCCGGCGCGACTTGCCGCTCTTCTCGACGAGCGCAAGCGGCTTGAACGCGAACTCGCGGACGCAAAACGCAAGCTCGCGATGGGCGGTGGCGCTGTCGACGGCGCCGCCGAGAAGCCGCGCGACATCGGCGGCGTTAAGCTGCTGGCGCGCGCGGTCGAAGGCATCGAGGCCAAGGATTTGAAGTCGATGGTCGACGACGCCAAGAAGGCGATCGGCTCGGGCGTTGTCGCGATCGCTAGCGCCTCGCCCGACGGCAAGGCCGGCATTGTCGTCGGCGTCACCGATGATCTCACCGAGAAATACAGCGCCGTGGATTTCGTGCGCGTCGCGAGCGTTATGCTCGGCGGCAAGGGCGGCGGCGGCCGCCCCGACCTTGCGCAGGCGGGCGGCCCCAACGCCGCCGCCATCGATCAGGCGCTCGCCTCCGTCGAGGATGCGTTGCGCGGAAAAGCGGCCACGCCATGA
- a CDS encoding cyclic nucleotide-gated ion channel, whose protein sequence is MNEPDRRRGLALLRRRVHVVLDGGSHDRFARVVHRGLIGLVLLSVVSVIFESVPEYSDSYADVFDLIEYVAVAAFTLEYVLRVWCAPEHALYARRSPTAARLAFIGSGWALIDLAAFLPFYLSFYFSADLRVFLMLRLLRFFKFARYSPGIRTLLAVIEAERKALLAWLIILFGAVLFFSTAMHIAEHEAQPEKFGTIPDAMWWAIETVTTVGYGEVIPLTLAGKLIASFAMVTGFLLLGLPVGILATAFAEEIHRREFVVTWTMVASVPLFRGLDAAGIAEIMRYLRAQSIPRGAMIVRKGDPAHSMYFIAEGEVEVELAHENVKLGEGQFFGEIAVLHKTSRTADVRATAPTKLLILDAYDLQTLTKRNPEIGEAIREIAQSRSELAPAERHGDMIEAELEEPASEDVNEI, encoded by the coding sequence ATGAACGAGCCGGACCGGCGGCGCGGTCTGGCTTTGTTGCGGCGACGCGTCCACGTCGTCCTGGACGGCGGCAGCCACGACCGGTTCGCACGCGTCGTGCATCGCGGGCTGATTGGGCTCGTGCTGCTGTCGGTCGTTTCGGTGATTTTCGAATCGGTGCCGGAATACAGCGACAGCTATGCGGATGTCTTCGACCTTATCGAATATGTCGCCGTCGCCGCCTTCACGCTCGAATATGTCTTGCGCGTCTGGTGCGCCCCCGAACATGCGCTCTATGCGCGCCGCTCGCCGACGGCGGCGCGGCTCGCCTTCATCGGATCAGGCTGGGCGCTGATCGACCTCGCCGCCTTCCTGCCCTTCTATCTCTCGTTCTACTTCTCGGCGGATCTGCGCGTCTTTTTGATGCTGCGCCTGCTGCGGTTCTTCAAATTCGCGCGCTATTCTCCTGGCATCCGCACATTGCTGGCGGTGATCGAGGCCGAGCGCAAGGCGCTGCTCGCCTGGCTAATCATTCTGTTTGGCGCGGTGCTGTTCTTTTCGACCGCGATGCATATCGCCGAACATGAGGCGCAGCCCGAAAAATTCGGCACGATTCCGGACGCCATGTGGTGGGCGATCGAAACGGTGACGACCGTCGGCTATGGCGAAGTCATCCCGCTCACGCTGGCGGGCAAGCTCATCGCCTCCTTCGCCATGGTGACGGGCTTTCTGCTGCTGGGCCTGCCGGTCGGCATTCTCGCCACCGCCTTCGCCGAAGAAATTCACCGCCGCGAATTCGTCGTCACGTGGACGATGGTCGCCAGCGTGCCGCTGTTTCGCGGCCTCGATGCGGCCGGGATTGCCGAGATCATGCGCTATCTTCGGGCGCAGTCCATCCCCCGGGGCGCAATGATCGTGCGCAAGGGCGATCCCGCGCATTCGATGTATTTCATCGCCGAAGGCGAGGTCGAAGTCGAACTGGCGCATGAAAACGTCAAGCTCGGCGAAGGGCAGTTCTTCGGCGAGATCGCCGTTCTGCACAAAACATCGCGCACCGCCGACGTGCGGGCGACCGCGCCGACGAAACTCCTTATCCTCGACGCCTATGATCTGCAGACGCTGACCAAGCGCAATCCGGAGATTGGAGAGGCGATCCGAGAGATTGCGCAGTCACGATCCGAACTCGCGCCAGCAGAGCGGCACGGCGACATGATCGAAGCGGAGCTCGAGGAGCCGGCGTCGGAAGACGTGAACGAGATATAG
- a CDS encoding F0F1 ATP synthase subunit epsilon, translated as MAAFHFELVSPEKHLFSGDVESVVAPGADGQFTVLKDHAPVMTTLKAGVVTVAGGDGKVEKLFVRGGFADVNASGFTILAEQAIPLAEIDVAKVDVDIRNAREDISDAKSDEARLAASDKLAQLQELRAAIGG; from the coding sequence ATGGCTGCATTCCACTTCGAACTCGTCTCACCCGAGAAGCATCTCTTCTCCGGCGATGTCGAGTCGGTCGTCGCCCCTGGCGCCGACGGTCAGTTCACCGTGCTCAAGGACCATGCGCCGGTCATGACCACGCTGAAGGCCGGCGTGGTGACGGTCGCCGGCGGCGACGGCAAGGTCGAGAAGCTTTTCGTGCGCGGCGGGTTCGCCGACGTCAATGCGTCCGGCTTCACCATTCTCGCCGAACAGGCGATTCCTCTTGCCGAAATCGACGTCGCCAAGGTCGACGTCGACATTCGGAACGCGCGCGAGGACATCTCCGACGCCAAGTCTGACGAAGCGCGTCTAGCCGCGTCCGACAAGCTCGCGCAATTGCAGGAGCTGCGCGCGGCGATCGGCGGCTGA
- the atpD gene encoding F0F1 ATP synthase subunit beta, with product MAANKPSGRITQVIGAVVDVQFDGNLPEILNALETTNQGNRLVLEVAQHLGENSVRTIAMDSSEGLVRGQEVTDTGAPISVPVGDETLGRIINVIGEPVDEAGPMLTKSRRAIHQPAPSYAEQATEAQILETGIKVVDLLAPYAKGGKIGLFGGAGVGKTVLIMELINNIAKAHGGYSVFAGVGERTREGNDLYHEMIEGGVNKKGGGEGSKCALVYGQMNEPPGARMRVALSGLTVAEDFRDRGMDVLFFVDNIFRFTQAGSEVSALLGRIPSAVGYQPTLATDMGALQERITTTTKGSITSVQAIYVPADDLTDPAPATSFAHLDATTVLSRSIAEKGIYPAVDPLDSTSRMLSPAIVGEEHYDVARKVQSTLQRYKSLQDIIAILGMDELSEEDKLVVARARKIERFLSQPFHVAEVFTGSPGKLVALADTIKGFKGLVEGEYDHLPEAAFYMVGSIEEAVEKAAKLAKEAA from the coding sequence ATGGCCGCCAATAAGCCCAGCGGGCGCATCACCCAAGTCATCGGCGCCGTCGTCGACGTGCAGTTCGACGGGAATTTGCCTGAGATTCTGAACGCGCTCGAGACGACGAACCAAGGCAATCGCCTCGTTCTCGAAGTCGCGCAGCATTTGGGCGAAAATTCCGTGCGCACCATCGCCATGGATTCGTCCGAAGGCCTCGTGCGCGGTCAGGAAGTCACCGACACCGGCGCGCCGATTTCGGTTCCGGTCGGCGACGAGACGCTTGGGCGCATCATCAACGTCATCGGCGAGCCGGTCGACGAGGCGGGCCCGATGCTCACGAAATCGCGCCGCGCGATTCACCAGCCAGCGCCCTCCTACGCCGAGCAGGCGACGGAAGCGCAGATTCTCGAGACCGGCATCAAGGTCGTCGATCTGCTCGCGCCTTACGCCAAGGGCGGCAAGATCGGCCTGTTCGGCGGCGCGGGCGTCGGCAAGACCGTGCTGATCATGGAGCTGATCAACAACATCGCCAAGGCGCATGGCGGCTATTCCGTCTTCGCCGGCGTCGGCGAGCGCACCCGCGAAGGCAACGACCTCTATCACGAGATGATCGAGGGCGGCGTCAACAAGAAGGGCGGCGGCGAAGGCTCGAAATGCGCGCTGGTCTACGGCCAGATGAACGAGCCGCCGGGCGCGCGCATGCGCGTCGCGCTGTCGGGCCTCACCGTCGCCGAAGATTTCCGCGACCGCGGCATGGACGTGCTGTTCTTCGTCGACAACATCTTCCGCTTCACCCAGGCGGGTTCGGAAGTCTCGGCGCTTCTCGGCCGCATCCCCTCGGCGGTGGGCTATCAGCCGACGCTCGCCACCGACATGGGCGCGCTGCAGGAGCGCATCACCACGACGACCAAGGGCTCGATCACTTCGGTGCAGGCGATTTACGTCCCGGCCGACGATTTGACCGACCCGGCGCCCGCCACCTCCTTCGCGCATTTGGACGCCACGACCGTGTTGTCGCGTTCGATCGCGGAAAAGGGCATTTATCCGGCGGTCGATCCGCTCGACTCGACCTCGCGCATGCTGTCGCCGGCCATCGTCGGCGAGGAGCACTACGACGTCGCCCGTAAGGTGCAGTCGACGCTGCAGCGCTACAAGTCGCTGCAGGATATCATCGCCATTCTCGGCATGGACGAACTCTCCGAAGAGGACAAGCTCGTCGTCGCCCGCGCCCGTAAGATCGAGCGCTTCCTGTCGCAGCCCTTCCATGTCGCCGAAGTGTTCACCGGTTCGCCCGGCAAGCTCGTCGCGCTCGCCGACACGATCAAGGGCTTCAAGGGCCTCGTCGAAGGTGAATATGACCATCTGCCCGAGGCGGCTTTCTACATGGTCGGCTCGATCGAAGAAGCGGTCGAAAAGGCCGCGAAGCTCGCCAAGGAAGCGGCGTAA
- a CDS encoding F0F1 ATP synthase subunit gamma, with protein sequence MPSLKDLRNRISSVKATQKITKAMQMVAAAKLRRAQSAAEAARPYAERMESVLANLASSVTAGGPPLLAGNGKDETHLLVVATAERGLCGAFNSSIVRLAREHIARLQDQGKTVKILCVGKKGFEQLRRQYERNIIEVIELRGVKQLGFDTADEIGKKIIRMFEEGDFDVATLFFSRFKSVIAQIPTAQQLIPAQIPSNENAPPVEGPQASYEYEPGQDEILSTLLPRNISVQVFRALLENAASEQGARMSAMDNATRNAGDMIKKQTTIYNRSRQAMITKELIEIISGAEAL encoded by the coding sequence ATGCCCTCGCTAAAGGATCTTCGAAACCGCATCTCCTCCGTCAAGGCGACGCAGAAGATCACCAAGGCCATGCAGATGGTCGCCGCCGCAAAATTGCGCCGCGCCCAGTCGGCGGCGGAAGCGGCGCGTCCCTATGCCGAGCGCATGGAGTCGGTGCTCGCCAATCTCGCGTCCAGCGTGACGGCGGGCGGACCTCCGCTCTTGGCCGGCAATGGCAAGGATGAGACGCACCTGCTGGTCGTCGCCACCGCCGAGCGCGGCCTTTGCGGCGCCTTCAATTCCTCCATCGTGCGTCTCGCCCGCGAGCACATCGCGCGGCTTCAGGATCAGGGCAAGACCGTCAAGATCCTCTGCGTCGGCAAGAAGGGTTTCGAGCAGCTTCGCCGCCAGTATGAGCGCAACATCATCGAGGTCATCGAGCTGCGCGGCGTCAAGCAGCTGGGCTTCGACACCGCCGATGAGATCGGCAAGAAGATCATCCGCATGTTCGAAGAGGGCGACTTCGACGTCGCGACGCTGTTCTTCTCGCGCTTCAAATCGGTGATCGCTCAAATTCCGACCGCGCAGCAGCTCATCCCGGCGCAAATTCCCTCGAACGAAAACGCGCCGCCCGTCGAAGGTCCGCAAGCGTCTTATGAATATGAGCCGGGACAGGACGAAATTCTCTCGACGCTGCTGCCGCGCAACATCTCCGTGCAGGTGTTCCGCGCGCTGCTCGAAAACGCCGCCTCCGAACAAGGCGCCCGCATGAGCGCGATGGACAATGCGACGCGCAACGCCGGCGATATGATCAAGAAGCAGACGACGATCTACAACAGGTCGCGTCAGGCGATGATCACCAAGGAGCTCATCGAAATCATCTCGGGCGCCGAGGCGCTCTGA